In Streptomyces sp. DG2A-72, one genomic interval encodes:
- the rbfA gene encoding 30S ribosome-binding factor RbfA, with product MADNARAKRLADLIREVVAQKLQRGIKDPRLGSHVTITDTRVTGDLREATVFYTVYGDDEERAAAAAGLESAKGILRSAVGAAAGVKFTPTLAFVADALPDTAKNIEDLLDKARASDAKVREVSAGAAYAGDADPYKKPGDDEDDAAE from the coding sequence GTGGCCGACAACGCGCGCGCCAAGAGGCTGGCGGACCTCATCCGAGAGGTGGTGGCCCAGAAGCTGCAGCGTGGGATCAAGGACCCGCGGCTCGGCTCGCACGTCACCATTACGGACACCCGGGTGACGGGCGACCTGCGGGAGGCGACCGTCTTCTACACCGTGTACGGCGACGACGAGGAGCGGGCTGCCGCCGCGGCCGGTCTGGAGAGCGCCAAGGGCATCCTGCGCTCCGCGGTGGGTGCGGCGGCGGGCGTGAAGTTCACGCCGACCCTCGCCTTCGTCGCGGACGCCCTTCCGGACACCGCCAAGAACATCGAGGACCTCCTCGACAAGGCGCGTGCCTCCGACGCGAAGGTGCGCGAGGTGTCCGCGGGTGCCGCGTACGCCGGTGACGCGGATCCGTACAAGAAGCCGGGTGACGACGAGGACGACGCCGCCGAATGA
- the infB gene encoding translation initiation factor IF-2, whose amino-acid sequence MAKVRVYELAKEFGVESKVVMAKLQELGEFVRSASSTIEAPVVRKLTDAFQAGGGNGKSAAKPGAPRKAAPRPAAPSPAQAARPAAPKPPAPKPAAAERPAAQSPSAPAPTTPRPAPGPKPAPRPAPAAPTTPEFTAPPSAPAPSAPRPGAPKPAARPSGPGERRGDRGDRGDRPGGQRPGGQAPRPGGQAPRPGARPAGPRPGNNPFTSGGSTGMARPQAPRPGGAPRPGGPGGPGAPRPQGAGQGGPRPQGAAGGGPRPQAPGGNRPSPSGMPRPQSPRPGGGPGGPGGNRPNPGMMPQRPAAGPRPGGGGPGGRGPGGGGRPGGGGGGGRPGGGGGFAGRPGGGGGGGFAGRPGGPGGGGAGGGFAGRPGGPGGGGGGRPGFGGRPGGPGGRGGTQGAFGRPGGPARCGRKSKRQRRQEYEAMQAPSVGGVMLPRGNGETVRLSRGASLTDFAEKINANPASLVAVMMNLGEMVTATQSVSDETLELLAGEMNYTVQIVSPEEEDRELLESFDIEFGEDEGGEEDLVIRPPVVTVMGHVDHGKTRLLDAIRKTNVIAGEAGGITQHIGAYQVATEVNDEERKITFIDTPGHEAFTAMRARGARSTDIAILVVAANDGVMPQTIEALNHAKAADVPIVVAVNKIDVEGADPTKVRGQLTEYGLVAEEYGGETMFVDISAKQGLNIDSLLEAVVLTADASLDLRANPNQDAQGIAIESRLDRGRGAVSTVLVQRGTLRVGDTMVVGDAYGRVRAMHDDNGNNVAEAGPSTPVQVLGLTNVPGAGDNFLVVEEDRTARQIAEKRAARERNAAFAKRTRRVSLEDLDKVLKAGEVQQLNLIIKGDASGSVEALESSLLQLDVGEEVDIRVLHRGVGAVTESDIDLAMGSDAIVIGFNVRAAGRAAQMAEREGVDVRYYSVIYQAIEEIEAALKGMLKPEYEEVELGTAEIREVFKSSKLGNIAGVLIRSGEVKRNTKARLVRDGKVIAENLNIEGLRRFKDDVTEIREGFEGGINLGNFNDIKVDDVIATYEMREKPRV is encoded by the coding sequence GTGGCTAAGGTCCGGGTATACGAACTCGCCAAGGAGTTCGGGGTGGAGAGCAAGGTCGTCATGGCCAAGCTCCAAGAACTCGGTGAATTTGTCCGATCTGCGTCCTCGACGATCGAGGCGCCCGTAGTACGCAAACTGACTGACGCGTTCCAGGCCGGTGGTGGCAACGGCAAGTCCGCCGCCAAGCCCGGTGCCCCCAGGAAGGCCGCCCCCAGGCCCGCCGCGCCCTCTCCGGCGCAGGCGGCACGTCCGGCTGCTCCCAAGCCGCCGGCGCCCAAGCCCGCAGCGGCCGAGCGGCCCGCTGCCCAGTCCCCGTCGGCGCCCGCGCCGACGACTCCGCGCCCGGCGCCGGGCCCGAAGCCCGCGCCGCGTCCGGCCCCCGCGGCGCCCACGACCCCGGAGTTCACCGCTCCGCCGTCGGCTCCCGCCCCGTCCGCGCCGCGTCCCGGTGCGCCGAAGCCCGCTGCCCGTCCGAGTGGACCCGGTGAGCGGCGCGGTGACCGCGGTGACCGTGGCGACCGTCCGGGTGGCCAGCGTCCCGGCGGCCAGGCTCCGCGTCCGGGTGGCCAGGCTCCGCGTCCGGGCGCTCGTCCGGCCGGTCCCCGTCCGGGCAACAACCCCTTCACCTCCGGCGGCTCCACCGGCATGGCGCGCCCGCAGGCGCCCCGTCCGGGCGGTGCGCCCCGACCTGGCGGTCCCGGCGGCCCGGGTGCCCCGCGTCCGCAGGGTGCGGGCCAGGGCGGTCCGCGTCCCCAGGGCGCGGCCGGCGGCGGTCCCCGTCCGCAGGCTCCGGGCGGTAACCGTCCGAGCCCGTCGGGCATGCCCCGTCCGCAGTCCCCGCGTCCCGGCGGCGGCCCCGGCGGTCCGGGCGGCAACCGCCCGAACCCCGGCATGATGCCGCAGCGTCCCGCTGCCGGCCCGCGTCCCGGTGGCGGTGGCCCCGGCGGCCGCGGTCCCGGCGGCGGAGGTCGTCCCGGTGGTGGCGGTGGCGGCGGTCGTCCCGGTGGCGGCGGCGGCTTCGCCGGTCGTCCCGGCGGCGGTGGCGGTGGCGGCTTCGCCGGTCGTCCCGGCGGTCCGGGTGGCGGCGGTGCCGGTGGCGGCTTCGCCGGTCGTCCGGGCGGTCCCGGTGGTGGCGGCGGTGGCCGTCCCGGCTTCGGTGGTCGTCCCGGTGGTCCCGGTGGCCGTGGTGGCACGCAGGGCGCCTTCGGCCGTCCCGGCGGTCCCGCGCGTTGCGGTCGCAAGTCGAAGCGGCAGAGGCGCCAGGAGTACGAGGCCATGCAGGCCCCGTCGGTCGGCGGCGTGATGCTGCCTCGCGGCAACGGCGAGACTGTTCGCCTGTCGCGCGGTGCCTCCCTCACCGACTTCGCGGAGAAGATCAACGCCAACCCGGCGTCCCTCGTCGCGGTCATGATGAACCTCGGCGAAATGGTCACGGCCACCCAGTCCGTCTCCGACGAGACGCTGGAGCTCCTCGCCGGCGAGATGAACTACACGGTTCAGATCGTCAGCCCCGAGGAGGAGGACCGCGAGCTGCTCGAGTCCTTCGACATCGAGTTCGGCGAGGACGAGGGCGGCGAGGAAGACCTCGTGATCCGTCCGCCGGTCGTGACCGTCATGGGTCACGTCGACCACGGTAAGACCCGGCTCCTCGACGCCATCCGCAAGACGAACGTCATCGCGGGCGAGGCCGGCGGCATCACCCAGCACATCGGTGCCTACCAGGTCGCGACCGAGGTCAACGACGAAGAGCGCAAGATCACCTTCATCGACACCCCGGGTCACGAGGCGTTCACCGCCATGCGTGCCCGTGGTGCCCGGTCGACCGACATCGCCATCCTGGTCGTCGCGGCCAACGACGGTGTCATGCCGCAGACGATCGAGGCCCTCAACCACGCCAAGGCGGCGGACGTCCCGATCGTCGTCGCGGTCAACAAGATCGACGTCGAGGGTGCCGACCCGACCAAGGTGCGCGGTCAGCTGACCGAGTACGGCCTGGTGGCCGAGGAGTACGGCGGCGAGACGATGTTCGTCGACATCTCCGCCAAGCAGGGTCTGAACATCGACTCCCTGCTGGAGGCCGTGGTCCTCACGGCCGACGCCTCGCTCGACCTGCGGGCCAACCCGAACCAGGACGCGCAGGGCATCGCGATCGAGTCCCGTCTCGACCGCGGCCGCGGTGCCGTGTCCACGGTCCTCGTCCAGCGCGGCACGCTGCGGGTCGGCGACACCATGGTGGTCGGCGACGCGTACGGCCGAGTCCGGGCGATGCACGACGACAACGGCAACAACGTCGCCGAGGCGGGCCCGTCGACGCCGGTCCAGGTCCTGGGCCTGACCAACGTCCCGGGTGCGGGCGACAACTTCCTCGTCGTCGAGGAGGACCGCACGGCCCGCCAGATCGCCGAGAAGCGTGCCGCCCGCGAGCGCAACGCGGCCTTCGCCAAGCGCACGCGCCGCGTCTCGCTCGAGGACCTGGACAAGGTGCTCAAGGCCGGCGAGGTCCAGCAGCTCAACCTCATCATCAAGGGTGACGCTTCTGGTTCCGTCGAGGCTCTCGAGTCCTCCCTGCTCCAGCTGGACGTCGGCGAAGAGGTCGACATCCGCGTCCTGCACCGCGGCGTCGGTGCGGTCACGGAGTCGGACATCGACCTGGCGATGGGCTCGGACGCCATCGTGATCGGCTTCAACGTCCGTGCGGCCGGCCGTGCCGCGCAGATGGCCGAGCGCGAGGGCGTGGACGTCCGGTACTACTCGGTCATCTACCAGGCGATCGAGGAGATCGAGGCGGCCCTCAAGGGCATGCTCAAGCCGGAGTACGAAGAGGTCGAGCTCGGTACGGCGGAGATCCGCGAGGTCTTCAAGTCGTCCAAGCTGGGCAACATCGCGGGTGTGCTCATCCGCTCCGGCGAGGTCAAGCGCAACACCAAGGCACGCCTCGTCCGCGACGGCAAGGTCATCGCGGAGAACCTCAACATCGAGGGTCTGCGTCGCTTCAAGGACGACGTCACCGAGATCCGTGAAGGGTTCGAGGGCGGTATCAACCTCGGCAACTTCAACGACATCAAGGTCGACGACGTCATCGCGACGTACGAGATGCGGGAGAAGCCGCGGGTGTAA
- a CDS encoding trypsin-like peptidase domain-containing protein — protein sequence MAGRGPRTGGGRRTQTGAGDDTDVERGRDEVLVRIHDLAGRPRGTGFVADHEGTVVTSHEVVDGLTRLVVHAADDRTCLVTADAVTPLPSLNLALVHTEGLGVDPLPVSVRDTVETGRYVRLLAGCWREARVLDVTAVTYTATDRFHLLDGALELAIGTAGRDALRLGGGAAGGPVLDATTGAVLGVLGTALQSGHRDVGFAVPLRRTTEGPLADLLARNAATVPAYGADLNLAGVLHLTATSLGQAAPPSPVEPVERAATAREFAAFTQASASVLALVGPPGTGRTTELASLATRRHLAPTLWLRGADLHPEDTSIADAARRTLQRAPRTVTPEHLAQVAHNADRPLLLLLDDPEHMPPPLADRLPEWTEGTVRWLRETGTQLVLACREEYWETAGLTFPAALLHQSARPAFEDEAEGRSGVQAGRPPRPHPHLPPCIHLSDLTDDESAQARTRYAVPDGTLTTPDAHHPLTLRLLSEVQSALPDVHIHTPTTPLDRNDVFTAYLDLMSLRIATRLATAAALHGTAVRRLAAKVSGRIHEAARHSLGPGQGGLDRESFEALFPHGSGWAPAVLTEGLLVPAGPGYRFAHEELADWIQGMHLDLDEALHTLIRHPQDPHHRIGPVVQSLLHLARQQGAPELAARLQELVDALDSDPHSWWPARLLTEVLPRVPDATPYTGVLRLLADRVVAWRRQHPTVPGDFGPAFWTALALPEVTRFDLLRRLLLADPAPDDTDGPRYLDAAAHLLAAAPTAVQPHLTRWFDDERPIPATPHATVAKAAQALLHTHRHRALDDLMEVLVDCAHRRAEELLDVLAEDEPSAVCRAVDRWAHDERPARRAAAAVCGLRAAPHVRTEADRELLRYAALALLAHPADRTLRGGALALLVRDPRARARHLPQALRHFASGDPQFPPSALVGALATHPDPVLDAFRERLRRPGGGEALRTLADVTTPTLARRVAGLVGEAVQRRPETAADVAAYVDRRLDQGPVARSVLFPLVTGLLDGGPDQVRAALAAVLAARGTPASRPLRRELLDFLLAHEHTPAVLDALLHAAARHGGPDLRDLVRHIGILLVRTPDGAARFDRGLVDLGRHVPGFAALVAGWLTDAPAAWAALVGPSARRMIENLAGVRVPV from the coding sequence ATGGCGGGACGGGGCCCGCGGACCGGAGGGGGACGCCGGACGCAGACCGGCGCGGGCGACGACACGGACGTGGAGCGCGGGCGCGACGAAGTCCTCGTTCGCATCCACGACTTGGCGGGACGCCCGCGCGGCACCGGATTCGTCGCCGACCACGAGGGCACGGTCGTCACCAGCCACGAAGTCGTGGACGGCCTGACCCGCCTCGTGGTGCACGCCGCCGACGACCGCACCTGCCTGGTGACCGCCGACGCGGTGACCCCGCTGCCATCCCTGAACCTGGCCCTCGTCCACACCGAGGGACTCGGCGTCGACCCGCTCCCCGTCTCGGTCCGGGACACGGTCGAGACCGGCAGATACGTCCGCCTCCTCGCCGGATGCTGGCGCGAGGCCCGCGTCCTCGACGTGACCGCCGTGACGTACACGGCCACCGACCGCTTCCATCTCCTGGACGGCGCCCTGGAGTTGGCGATCGGTACCGCCGGCCGCGACGCACTCCGCCTCGGCGGCGGCGCGGCCGGGGGACCGGTCCTCGACGCCACGACCGGCGCAGTCCTCGGCGTCCTCGGCACGGCTCTCCAGTCCGGCCACCGCGACGTGGGTTTCGCAGTCCCCCTGCGCCGCACCACCGAAGGCCCACTCGCCGACCTGCTGGCCCGCAACGCGGCGACGGTCCCCGCCTACGGCGCCGACCTCAACCTGGCCGGAGTACTGCACCTCACGGCCACCTCGCTCGGGCAGGCCGCCCCGCCGAGCCCCGTCGAACCGGTCGAACGGGCGGCGACGGCAAGGGAGTTCGCCGCCTTCACACAGGCGTCGGCCTCCGTCCTCGCCCTCGTCGGCCCACCGGGCACCGGCCGTACGACAGAACTGGCGTCCCTGGCCACCCGCCGCCACCTGGCCCCCACCCTCTGGCTCCGGGGCGCCGACCTCCACCCCGAAGACACATCCATCGCGGACGCGGCCCGCCGGACACTTCAACGAGCGCCCCGAACCGTCACCCCGGAACACCTCGCCCAGGTGGCCCACAACGCCGACCGCCCCCTGCTCCTCCTCCTGGACGACCCCGAGCACATGCCACCACCCCTGGCCGACCGACTCCCCGAGTGGACGGAGGGAACGGTGAGGTGGCTGAGAGAGACCGGGACGCAACTGGTGTTGGCGTGCAGGGAGGAGTACTGGGAGACGGCGGGCCTCACCTTCCCGGCAGCACTGCTGCACCAATCAGCCCGTCCGGCGTTCGAGGACGAGGCCGAAGGCCGATCGGGGGTCCAGGCTGGGCGGCCACCACGACCCCACCCGCACCTGCCACCCTGCATCCACCTCAGCGACCTCACCGACGACGAGTCAGCCCAAGCCCGCACCCGCTACGCCGTCCCCGACGGCACCCTCACCACCCCCGACGCCCACCACCCCCTCACCCTCCGCCTCCTCTCCGAGGTCCAGTCAGCCCTCCCCGACGTCCACATCCACACCCCCACCACCCCCCTCGACCGCAACGACGTCTTCACGGCCTACCTGGACCTGATGAGCCTCCGCATCGCCACCCGCCTGGCCACCGCAGCCGCCCTGCACGGCACAGCCGTACGCAGACTCGCCGCAAAGGTCTCCGGCCGGATCCACGAAGCCGCCCGCCACAGCCTCGGCCCGGGCCAGGGCGGACTGGACAGGGAGTCGTTCGAGGCCCTGTTCCCCCATGGCTCCGGCTGGGCGCCCGCCGTCCTCACCGAGGGACTCCTCGTCCCCGCCGGCCCCGGCTACCGCTTCGCCCACGAGGAACTGGCCGACTGGATCCAGGGCATGCACCTCGACCTGGACGAAGCCCTGCACACCCTGATCAGGCACCCGCAGGACCCGCACCACCGCATCGGCCCGGTGGTGCAGTCCCTGCTCCACCTCGCCCGCCAGCAGGGCGCCCCCGAACTCGCAGCCCGCCTCCAGGAGTTGGTCGATGCCCTGGACAGCGACCCGCACTCCTGGTGGCCCGCCCGCCTCCTCACCGAGGTCCTGCCCCGAGTACCCGACGCGACCCCGTACACGGGTGTTCTGCGGCTGCTCGCCGACCGAGTCGTGGCATGGCGCCGGCAACACCCCACCGTTCCGGGCGACTTCGGCCCCGCCTTCTGGACCGCCCTCGCCCTGCCCGAGGTCACCCGCTTCGACCTCCTGCGCCGACTCCTCCTCGCCGACCCCGCCCCGGACGACACCGACGGCCCTCGCTACCTCGACGCCGCCGCACACCTGCTCGCCGCTGCCCCCACCGCCGTACAACCGCATCTCACCCGCTGGTTCGACGACGAGCGCCCGATTCCCGCCACCCCGCACGCGACCGTCGCGAAGGCGGCGCAGGCGCTGCTGCACACGCATCGGCACCGGGCCCTGGACGACCTGATGGAGGTGCTCGTCGACTGTGCGCACCGCCGCGCCGAGGAGCTGCTGGATGTGCTGGCGGAGGACGAGCCGTCGGCGGTGTGCCGGGCCGTCGACCGATGGGCGCACGACGAGCGGCCCGCGCGGCGGGCCGCGGCGGCGGTGTGCGGGCTGCGGGCCGCGCCCCATGTACGTACGGAGGCCGACCGCGAGCTGCTCCGCTACGCGGCCCTCGCCCTGCTCGCCCACCCCGCCGACCGCACCCTGCGCGGCGGCGCGCTCGCCCTCCTCGTACGGGATCCGCGGGCCCGGGCCCGTCATCTCCCGCAGGCGCTACGGCACTTCGCGTCCGGAGACCCGCAGTTCCCGCCCAGCGCGCTGGTCGGTGCCCTCGCAACTCATCCCGATCCGGTGCTGGACGCCTTCCGGGAGCGGCTGCGCCGGCCGGGCGGCGGGGAGGCGCTGCGTACGCTCGCCGATGTCACGACTCCGACCTTGGCGCGCCGGGTCGCGGGCCTCGTAGGGGAGGCGGTGCAGCGGCGCCCGGAGACGGCGGCGGACGTGGCGGCGTACGTCGACCGGCGCCTCGACCAGGGGCCGGTCGCCCGGTCCGTACTGTTCCCGCTGGTCACCGGTCTGCTGGACGGCGGTCCCGATCAGGTGCGGGCCGCGCTGGCCGCCGTACTGGCCGCTCGCGGCACCCCCGCCTCCCGCCCCCTGCGCCGCGAACTGCTCGACTTCCTGCTGGCCCACGAGCACACGCCGGCCGTCCTCGACGCCCTCCTGCACGCCGCCGCCCGGCACGGCGGCCCCGACCTCCGGGACCTGGTCCGCCACATCGGTATCCTCCTCGTCCGCACCCCGGACGGCGCGGCCCGCTTCGACCGCGGTCTGGTCGACCTCGGCCGCCATGTCCCGGGCTTCGCCGCGCTGGTCGCGGGCTGGCTCACCGACGCGCCCGCGGCATGGGCGGCGCTCGTCGGCCCCAGCGCGCGCCGCATGATCGAGAACCTGGCAGGTGTCCGCGTCCCCGTGTGA
- the truB gene encoding tRNA pseudouridine(55) synthase TruB has product MTQKNRTPDGLVIVDKPSGFTSHDVVAKMRGIARTRRVGHAGTLDPMATGVLVLGVEKATKLLGHLALTEKEYLGTIRLGQTTLTDDAEGEITGSVDASKVTRDAVDAGIAKLTGEIMQVPSKVSAIKIDGVRSYKRARDGEDFEIPARPVTVSSFAVYDVRDAVAEDGTPVLDLVVSVVCSSGTYIRALARDLGADLGVGGHLTALRRTRVGPYKLDSARTLDQLQEELTVMPIAEAAAAAFPRWDVDARRARLLMNGVRLEMPDEYAGRGAVAVFDPDGGFLALVEEQKGKAKSLAVFG; this is encoded by the coding sequence ATGACGCAGAAGAACCGGACGCCCGACGGCCTTGTCATCGTCGACAAGCCGTCGGGCTTCACCTCGCACGACGTCGTCGCCAAGATGCGCGGCATCGCGAGGACACGACGTGTCGGCCACGCCGGCACCCTCGACCCCATGGCGACGGGCGTGCTCGTCCTCGGCGTCGAGAAGGCCACCAAGCTCCTCGGCCACCTCGCGCTGACCGAGAAGGAGTACCTCGGCACGATCCGCCTCGGCCAGACGACCCTCACCGACGACGCCGAGGGCGAGATCACGGGGTCGGTCGACGCCTCGAAGGTCACCCGCGACGCCGTCGACGCCGGGATCGCCAAGCTCACCGGCGAGATCATGCAGGTGCCGTCCAAGGTCAGCGCCATCAAGATCGACGGGGTGCGGTCGTACAAGCGGGCCCGCGACGGCGAGGACTTCGAGATCCCGGCCAGGCCGGTCACCGTCTCCTCCTTCGCCGTGTACGACGTCCGGGACGCCGTCGCCGAGGACGGCACCCCCGTGCTCGACCTGGTCGTCTCGGTGGTCTGCTCGTCCGGCACCTACATCCGGGCGCTCGCCCGTGACCTGGGCGCCGACCTGGGCGTCGGCGGGCACCTCACCGCGCTGCGCCGGACGCGCGTCGGACCGTACAAGCTGGACTCGGCCCGGACCCTGGACCAGCTCCAGGAGGAGCTGACCGTGATGCCGATCGCCGAGGCCGCCGCGGCGGCGTTCCCGCGCTGGGACGTGGACGCCAGGCGGGCCCGGCTGCTGATGAACGGCGTGCGGCTGGAGATGCCCGACGAGTACGCGGGCAGGGGCGCCGTGGCCGTGTTCGACCCCGACGGTGGATTCCTCGCGCTCGTCGAGGAGCAGAAGGGCAAGGCGAAGAGCCTCGCCGTCTTCGGCTGA
- a CDS encoding DUF503 domain-containing protein, with protein MYVGTLSFDLLLGDIRSLKEKRSVVRPIVAELQRKYAVSAAEVDHMDLHRRALIGLAMVSGDAGHLTDVLDRCERLVAGRPEVELLSVRRRFHGDDD; from the coding sequence ATGTATGTGGGGACGCTGTCCTTCGACCTGCTCCTCGGCGACATACGGTCGCTCAAGGAGAAGCGCTCCGTAGTCCGCCCGATCGTCGCAGAGCTGCAGCGGAAGTACGCCGTGAGCGCGGCGGAGGTGGATCACATGGACCTTCATCGCAGGGCCCTCATCGGCCTCGCGATGGTGTCCGGCGACGCGGGGCATCTGACCGACGTACTGGACCGGTGCGAGCGGCTGGTCGCCGGACGCCCCGAAGTGGAACTGCTGTCGGTGAGACGGCGGTTCCACGGCGACGACGACTGA
- a CDS encoding bifunctional riboflavin kinase/FAD synthetase, translated as MQRWRGLEDIPQDWGRSVVTIGSYDGVHRGHQLIIRHAVERARELGVPSVVVTFDPHPSEVVRPGSHPPLLAPHHRRADLMGELGVDAVLILPFTTEFSKLSPADFVVKVLVDKLHAKAVVEGPNFRFGHRAAGNVEFLAEQGKVYDFEVEVIDLYVSGEAGGGQPFSSTLTRRLVTEGDVEGAAEILGRPHRVEGVVVRGAQRGRELGFPTANVETLPHTAIPADGVYAGWLHAQGEAMPAAISVGTNPQFDGTERTVEAYAIDRVGLELYGLHVAVDFLAYVRGQQKFDSLEALLEAIAGDVKRCRDLIGAAEGPAV; from the coding sequence GTGCAGCGCTGGCGTGGCTTGGAGGACATCCCCCAGGACTGGGGGCGCAGCGTCGTCACCATCGGGTCCTACGACGGAGTTCACCGCGGACACCAGCTGATCATCCGGCATGCCGTGGAGCGCGCCCGCGAGCTGGGCGTCCCCTCCGTGGTCGTCACCTTCGACCCGCACCCCAGCGAGGTCGTCCGCCCCGGCAGCCACCCGCCGCTGCTCGCACCGCACCACCGCCGCGCCGACCTGATGGGCGAGCTGGGCGTGGACGCGGTGCTGATCCTCCCCTTCACGACCGAGTTCTCGAAGCTGTCGCCCGCCGACTTCGTCGTCAAGGTCCTGGTCGACAAGCTGCACGCCAAGGCGGTCGTCGAGGGCCCCAACTTCCGCTTCGGCCACAGGGCCGCGGGCAACGTGGAGTTCCTCGCCGAGCAGGGCAAGGTCTACGACTTCGAGGTCGAGGTGATCGACCTGTACGTGTCCGGTGAGGCGGGCGGCGGCCAGCCGTTCTCGTCGACCCTGACCCGGCGTCTGGTCACCGAAGGGGACGTCGAGGGCGCCGCCGAGATCCTCGGCCGCCCGCACCGCGTCGAGGGCGTCGTCGTCCGCGGCGCCCAGCGCGGCCGCGAACTCGGCTTCCCCACGGCGAACGTCGAGACCCTCCCGCACACCGCCATCCCGGCCGACGGCGTCTACGCGGGCTGGCTGCACGCACAGGGCGAGGCCATGCCGGCCGCGATCTCCGTAGGAACCAACCCGCAGTTCGACGGCACCGAGCGCACGGTGGAGGCGTACGCCATCGACCGGGTGGGGCTGGAACTGTACGGGCTGCATGTGGCCGTGGACTTCCTCGCCTATGTGCGCGGGCAGCAGAAGTTCGACTCGCTCGAGGCCCTGCTGGAGGCCATTGCGGGCGATGTGAAGCGCTGCCGTGACCTGATCGGGGCTGCGGAGGGACCTGCCGTCTGA